The proteins below are encoded in one region of Apostichopus japonicus isolate 1M-3 chromosome 4, ASM3797524v1, whole genome shotgun sequence:
- the LOC139966949 gene encoding uncharacterized protein, with protein MRSTTEICMTNPTPTCSCRTGYFMLNDACTDVDECGDSTRCSDAANTLCDNTPGSFICQCLAGYTSVNGACIDIDECATDAHDCTTTALCTNTGGSFTCACPVDQVLLNGVCTAFRGFRVKIIATELNDTVTTYQSSMDVIYERHFCQIILDTLQREFPALSYDCSRLRFESGSVRGYLLLRVASAAISAVTIEGALQENVVTDTSDKMRLISESRSVSVTIVDTASSIDVVDIAVYNADTNACDPSPCQNSGPCTEDRNVYDVSCLCSVGFSGERCETIGAQATQAPVSTPGNDETSTGISTTVLVIIIVVFVVFILLVLLLCCCCCFYFFTQRGGIGSPGPPGPPGPAFGRPAIGGPAFGGPGVAPIRGPHSLSGYGGYYDNANSVI; from the exons ATGCGATCCACGACAGAAATCTGCATGACGAACCCTACCCCAACCTGCTCTTGCAGGACCGGGTATTTCATGCTTAATGATGCTTGTACAG ATGTGGATGAATGTGGTGACTCAACGCGTTGTTCAGATGCAGCCAACACGCTTTGCGATAATACACCGGGCTCGTTCATATGTCAGTGCTTGGCAGGATACACGAGTGTAAATGGAGCGTGCATAG ATATTGACGAATGCGCTACTGATGCGCATGATTGCACAACAACGGCACTATGTACTAACACCGGGGGATCGTTCACATGCGCATGCCCGGTCGACCAAGTTTTACTTAATGGAGTGTGCACTG CATTTAGGGGATTCCGTGTCAAAATTATAGCCACAGAGCTGAATGATACAGTCACAACATACCAAAGCTCTATGGATGTTATATACGAGAGACATTTCTGCCAAATC ATATTGGACACTCTACAGAGAGAATTTCCCGCTCTGTCGTACGACTGTTCCCGTCTGAGGTTCGAAAGTGGTTCGGTACGGGGTTACCTCCTGCTGCGTGTTGCAAGCGCGGCTATATCAGCTGTGACCATTGAAGGCGCACTGCAAGAAAATGTAGTTACCGATACTTCGGATAAAATGAGGCTAATTTCGGAGAGCCGGTCAGTCTCGGTAACGATTGTGGATACAGCCAgcagtattgatgttgtag ACATTGCAGTATATAATGCAGATACAAACGCCTGTGATCCTTCTCCTTGCCAAAATAGCGGCCCATGTACTGAGGATAGAAACGTTTACGACGTTTCTTGCTT ATGTTCTGTGGGATTCTCTGGCGAAAGGTGTGAAACTA TTGGCGCCCAAGCCACCCAAGCTCCAGTTTCTACACCTGGGAATGATGAGACATCAACTGGCATCAGTACCACAGTTCTAGTAATTATTATTGTGGTATTTGTCGTCTTTATACTGCTTGTTCTCCTCCTGTGTTGTTGCTGTTGCTTCTACTTCTTCACTCAACGAGGAGGCATCGGTAGTCCTGGGCCTCCTGGGCCTCCTGGACCTGCGTTTGGTAGGCCTGCCATTGGTGGGCCTGCGTTTGGAGGGCCCGGTGTAGCACCCATCAGAGGTCCACATAGCTTGTCTGGATATGGGGGCTATTATGATAAT GCAAATTCAGTGATCTAG